In the genome of Terribacillus sp. FSL K6-0262, one region contains:
- a CDS encoding methionine ABC transporter permease translates to MGVDWQTFWPRIVEATGQTILMVAVTLVIGSVFGIIIGLLLFVTRKGNILENAILFQIINFLINIIRPIPFIIFLVAISPLTREVVGTTIGTWAAIFPMSIAAAFSIARVVENNFISIDPGVIEAAKAMGASPLQIIYTILIPEALGPLVLGLTFITISLIDFSAMAGTVGGGGLGHVAMTYGYQRFDTSVMVVTVVILIVLVQLAQWIGNTLSRRILRR, encoded by the coding sequence ATGGGGGTAGATTGGCAGACATTCTGGCCGCGCATTGTCGAAGCGACCGGCCAGACAATCTTGATGGTGGCTGTCACGTTGGTGATAGGTTCTGTATTCGGCATCATTATCGGACTTTTACTTTTTGTCACACGAAAAGGGAATATACTGGAAAATGCGATTTTGTTTCAAATCATCAATTTCTTAATCAATATCATTCGGCCGATTCCATTCATCATCTTTTTAGTGGCTATCAGTCCGCTGACCAGAGAAGTGGTAGGGACGACAATCGGCACATGGGCAGCAATCTTCCCGATGAGTATAGCAGCAGCCTTCAGCATCGCACGAGTTGTTGAAAATAACTTCATCAGCATCGATCCGGGTGTCATTGAGGCCGCAAAAGCGATGGGCGCCAGTCCGCTCCAGATTATTTATACCATCTTGATCCCGGAAGCGCTTGGTCCGCTGGTTCTTGGATTGACGTTCATTACCATCAGCTTGATTGATTTCTCTGCGATGGCAGGAACAGTTGGAGGGGGCGGTCTCGGGCATGTGGCAATGACCTATGGATATCAGCGGTTCGATACAAGCGTCATGGTTGTTACCGTCGTTATATTGATTGTACTTGTCCAGCTGGCCCAGTGGATCGGCAATACACTTTCAAGAAGGATATTAAGGAGATGA
- a CDS encoding MetQ/NlpA family ABC transporter substrate-binding protein: MKKTLLGIISFAFVFVLAACGSSSADGSQTVKIGVTGSDGDQWPILKEKAKEEGINIELVEFSDYTLPNQALANGEIDMNSFQHIAFLSQYAKEHGDTIVPIGSTVIAPIGAYSEKIDSLDELKEGDKVAIPDDPSNQARSLRALEAAGVIKLADDFGQFGDPSKIAENPKNIEIVPVVAQQTPRVLPDVAASFINNGVAGQAGLNPKEDPIYLENANDDSITPFVNVFAVRKEDENNEIYQKIAALYQDEEVKKAVENDTNGGSIVVDVPKEELQEHLKRLQEEE, translated from the coding sequence ATGAAAAAAACATTACTTGGCATTATTTCCTTCGCTTTTGTGTTTGTTCTAGCGGCTTGCGGCAGCAGTTCAGCTGACGGCAGCCAGACCGTTAAAATTGGTGTTACAGGATCGGATGGAGATCAATGGCCAATCCTGAAGGAGAAGGCAAAGGAAGAGGGAATCAATATCGAGCTAGTCGAATTCTCGGACTATACGTTGCCGAACCAAGCATTGGCCAATGGCGAGATAGACATGAACTCCTTCCAGCACATTGCTTTCCTGAGTCAATATGCCAAAGAACATGGCGATACGATTGTCCCGATAGGCTCAACAGTAATAGCCCCGATCGGAGCTTACTCAGAGAAAATCGATAGCCTGGATGAGTTAAAGGAAGGCGATAAAGTAGCCATTCCGGATGACCCATCCAATCAGGCTAGATCGCTTCGGGCTTTGGAAGCTGCGGGTGTCATCAAACTGGCAGACGATTTCGGCCAGTTCGGTGATCCTTCCAAGATTGCAGAGAATCCGAAAAACATTGAAATTGTACCTGTTGTTGCACAGCAGACCCCCCGTGTATTGCCGGATGTAGCTGCATCCTTCATCAATAATGGTGTTGCAGGCCAAGCAGGCTTGAATCCAAAAGAAGATCCGATTTATCTGGAAAATGCCAACGATGACAGCATTACACCATTTGTGAATGTATTTGCGGTAAGGAAAGAAGACGAGAACAATGAGATATATCAGAAAATCGCTGCATTGTATCAGGATGAAGAAGTGAAAAAAGCTGTAGAGAATGATACGAATGGCGGTTCCATAGTTGTGGATGTACCAAAAGAAGAACTGCAGGAGCATTTGAAACGTCTTCAGGAGGAGGAATGA
- a CDS encoding M20 family metallopeptidase gives MGKAVTAMSRISWHLEENGEKYIQTSQAIHAKPELGNQEFFASETLACLLEEAGFQVDKGVAGHETAFYALKDSGKPGPRIAFLAEYDALPGIGHACGHNIIGTASTAAGIALAETLDQIGGSVAVLGTPAEEGGPNGSAKGSFVKHGLLKGIDAALIIHPSVRTSVTGEFLAVDPLDFHFYGKSAHASGSPEKGVNALDAVIQLFNGINALRQHLPQDVRVHGIIPNGGDAPNIVPEYASARFFIRAETWSKAQAVSQKVKNIAQGAALATGATVKRERFQNEVKDFVLNPVLDQLLKEELENAGEYVHVKKGKGRGSTDTGNISYEVPAAHPYIQIGPEDLIGHTEEFREAARSARGDAAVLKGAKVLAHAGYRLLTDKELLQQAKTVFEKSKAEKVMG, from the coding sequence ATGGGAAAAGCTGTGACGGCTATGAGCCGAATTTCATGGCATCTTGAGGAGAATGGAGAAAAGTATATCCAAACAAGCCAGGCAATCCATGCAAAGCCGGAGCTTGGCAATCAGGAATTTTTCGCCAGTGAAACGCTCGCTTGTTTGCTGGAAGAGGCGGGATTTCAAGTGGATAAGGGGGTGGCAGGGCACGAAACTGCATTTTATGCGCTGAAAGATAGCGGGAAACCAGGACCACGGATCGCTTTTCTTGCCGAGTATGATGCGCTGCCTGGGATCGGGCATGCTTGCGGTCATAATATCATTGGTACTGCCAGTACAGCAGCTGGTATTGCCCTGGCGGAAACATTGGATCAAATAGGCGGAAGTGTAGCCGTCCTCGGTACCCCGGCTGAGGAAGGCGGTCCCAATGGAAGTGCCAAAGGCAGCTTTGTCAAGCATGGTCTGCTGAAGGGAATCGATGCTGCCTTGATCATACATCCTTCTGTACGAACAAGTGTCACTGGGGAGTTCCTTGCCGTAGATCCGCTTGATTTCCATTTCTACGGAAAATCAGCTCATGCCTCCGGTTCCCCTGAAAAAGGAGTCAATGCTTTGGATGCTGTCATTCAGCTTTTTAATGGTATCAATGCATTGCGGCAGCATCTCCCGCAGGATGTACGCGTGCATGGAATCATCCCGAACGGCGGGGATGCGCCGAATATCGTTCCGGAATATGCGTCGGCACGCTTTTTCATCCGGGCAGAAACATGGAGTAAAGCACAAGCAGTTTCACAAAAAGTGAAAAATATTGCCCAGGGGGCTGCATTAGCCACCGGAGCCACTGTCAAGAGAGAAAGATTTCAAAATGAAGTGAAGGATTTTGTTTTGAATCCAGTGTTGGATCAATTGCTGAAGGAAGAGCTGGAAAATGCCGGCGAATATGTACATGTGAAAAAAGGTAAGGGACGCGGCTCAACGGATACAGGTAATATTAGCTATGAGGTCCCGGCGGCGCATCCTTATATCCAAATCGGACCGGAAGATCTAATTGGTCATACGGAAGAATTCCGTGAAGCAGCTCGCTCAGCGCGCGGTGATGCAGCAGTATTGAAAGGGGCCAAAGTCTTGGCGCATGCAGGTTACCGATTATTGACAGACAAGGAGCTGCTGCAGCAAGCCAAGACAGTATTCGAAAAGAGTAAGGCTGAAAAAGTGATGGGGTAA
- a CDS encoding LysE/ArgO family amino acid transporter, whose product MMEPIIHGIILAFGLILPLGAQNVFLFNQGIIQKRMIHTLPAVITAGMADTIMISMAVAGVSVLVWTIPWIQTVLYGIGFCFLTYIGWGLWKSVPDTVQAGEESFPPRKQIIFAASVSLLNPHAILDIVGVIGTSSLAYSGPEKWSFSMACIAVSWIWFFGLAAAGRLIGSLVAQGKLLLILNRISALLIWSMAVFMLIRLSRLL is encoded by the coding sequence ATGATGGAGCCGATCATACATGGAATCATTCTTGCTTTCGGGCTTATTTTGCCCCTTGGAGCTCAAAATGTGTTCTTATTCAATCAAGGTATCATTCAAAAAAGGATGATTCATACGCTTCCGGCAGTAATTACAGCTGGAATGGCCGATACAATCATGATTTCCATGGCAGTCGCTGGTGTTTCGGTGCTTGTGTGGACAATACCTTGGATCCAGACAGTGCTTTATGGAATTGGGTTCTGCTTTTTGACTTATATAGGATGGGGACTTTGGAAATCAGTTCCGGATACCGTACAAGCGGGTGAAGAAAGCTTCCCCCCACGAAAGCAAATCATTTTCGCTGCATCTGTATCCTTGCTGAATCCTCATGCCATATTGGATATTGTCGGAGTTATCGGGACAAGCTCCCTGGCGTATTCGGGTCCGGAGAAATGGAGCTTTTCGATGGCATGCATAGCCGTTTCCTGGATTTGGTTCTTCGGCTTGGCAGCTGCGGGGAGACTTATCGGAAGTTTGGTTGCACAAGGGAAACTGCTGCTGATTCTGAATCGTATCTCAGCACTGTTGATATGGTCCATGGCGGTGTTTATGCTAATCCGTCTGAGCAGATTGTTATAG
- the brnQ gene encoding branched-chain amino acid transport system II carrier protein: MSKKVPGSFTIILGLMLFALFFGAGNLIFPPMLGQQAGENIWIANAGFLVTGVGFPLIAIIAFVFSGEKDLMSLSSRVHPVFGMVYTVILYLAIGPFFAIPRAGNVSYEIGLKPFLPSEPGPLPLILFSLLFFVITCLLSLNPSKIIDVIGKFLTPIKLAFIGLLVIVAIAFPIGKFQAPQSDYTAHAFFKGFQEGYLTLDALVACVFGIIIVNALKDKGITNKGSVMKVCLMATAIAAVVLAVIYTALSFMGASSVSELGYLSNGAEILAEVSDHYFGSWGMIFLGLMITVACLTTSVGLITSCSTFFHGLMPRISYKTFAIILSIFSAVVTNIGLTELISISVPVLMAIYPITISLIFLTFLHPLFGGKREVYIGSLVLTFCVSIFDGFNEAGLEITAVNDLFHTILPFYEVGLGWIVPSVVGGLLGLLLAKSRSKEIPS, from the coding sequence GTGTCAAAGAAAGTACCAGGTTCATTTACGATCATCCTTGGTTTGATGCTCTTTGCTTTGTTTTTCGGAGCGGGGAATTTGATCTTCCCGCCGATGCTTGGGCAGCAAGCTGGTGAAAATATATGGATTGCCAATGCAGGGTTCCTTGTGACAGGCGTCGGCTTCCCGCTGATTGCAATCATCGCCTTCGTTTTTTCAGGCGAGAAGGATCTTATGTCCTTATCCAGCAGGGTGCACCCGGTATTCGGAATGGTTTATACGGTTATTCTGTATCTTGCAATCGGACCGTTTTTCGCGATACCGCGAGCAGGGAATGTATCATATGAAATAGGTTTGAAACCATTCTTGCCTTCTGAACCGGGACCGCTGCCACTCATCTTGTTCTCGCTCCTGTTCTTTGTGATCACTTGTCTATTGTCGCTGAATCCTTCCAAAATCATCGATGTCATCGGTAAGTTCCTGACACCGATCAAGCTGGCTTTTATCGGCTTGCTGGTGATCGTGGCGATTGCGTTCCCGATCGGGAAATTCCAGGCACCTCAAAGTGACTATACGGCACATGCTTTCTTTAAGGGTTTCCAGGAGGGCTATTTGACATTGGACGCGCTGGTTGCCTGTGTATTCGGGATCATCATCGTCAATGCCTTAAAGGATAAAGGAATCACAAACAAAGGCTCTGTCATGAAAGTTTGTTTGATGGCAACAGCGATTGCCGCAGTGGTACTGGCAGTGATTTATACAGCACTGTCCTTCATGGGAGCTTCAAGTGTGAGTGAGCTAGGCTATTTAAGCAATGGCGCCGAGATACTTGCCGAGGTTTCCGATCATTATTTTGGCTCATGGGGTATGATATTCCTGGGTTTGATGATTACAGTTGCCTGTCTTACTACAAGTGTCGGTCTGATTACATCTTGTTCGACATTCTTCCATGGACTGATGCCGCGTATTTCTTATAAAACCTTCGCGATTATATTGTCCATCTTCAGCGCTGTAGTTACCAACATAGGGCTTACTGAATTGATTTCCATTTCGGTTCCGGTTTTAATGGCTATTTATCCTATTACAATCAGTCTCATTTTCCTTACCTTCCTGCATCCGTTATTTGGCGGAAAACGGGAAGTGTATATCGGCAGTCTTGTACTGACTTTTTGTGTGAGTATCTTCGATGGCTTCAATGAGGCAGGTTTGGAAATAACGGCTGTAAACGATTTGTTCCATACAATCCTGCCTTTCTATGAAGTCGGTCTGGGTTGGATAGTTCCGTCAGTAGTTGGCGGTTTGCTTGGATTGCTTTTAGCCAAATCAAGAAGTAAAGAAATACCCTCCTGA
- a CDS encoding DUF4064 domain-containing protein, translating to MKTPKILTILSLFLLIIMFFGSLLFTLTLPQNQSMIQAVTAFLEDDPKYQKTLADGETPSSSLEEMAAGTMSSLQVLFVIPTAYIGIIAIIVFISLLIIPKRPGSAALTLYSAAILSLATIIVPVLLFIAGSMMRKRAA from the coding sequence ATGAAAACACCTAAAATCTTAACAATACTGTCCTTATTTTTATTGATCATCATGTTTTTCGGCAGTTTGCTGTTCACTCTCACATTGCCGCAAAATCAATCCATGATACAGGCTGTGACTGCATTTCTTGAAGATGACCCCAAATATCAAAAAACACTTGCTGACGGCGAAACTCCTTCCTCATCCCTGGAAGAAATGGCTGCCGGAACGATGTCCTCCCTGCAAGTACTCTTTGTCATTCCCACTGCATATATCGGGATCATCGCCATCATCGTTTTCATCAGCCTGCTGATCATTCCGAAAAGACCAGGAAGTGCAGCACTGACATTATACAGCGCAGCGATTCTATCGCTTGCAACTATTATTGTCCCAGTGCTCCTATTCATTGCAGGCAGCATGATGAGAAAACGCGCTGCATAA
- a CDS encoding YfmQ family protein: MSWVFIVLLIVASLIKIIAASAPSAVVEKIGKRFQLHPTLSYDVTVKQNGKVLSEEKQRDIVDEFNQANFLEKYYYPPAAEGIPFEIDVKNEKYLIYPYPDRVDVFKHTKKKVFSYSLRSQPLQDQAVH, translated from the coding sequence TTGTCATGGGTATTCATAGTCTTATTGATAGTTGCCAGCCTGATTAAAATCATAGCTGCATCTGCACCAAGCGCAGTTGTTGAAAAAATTGGGAAAAGATTTCAGCTTCATCCGACATTATCTTATGATGTCACAGTGAAGCAGAATGGAAAAGTATTGTCTGAGGAAAAGCAGAGGGATATTGTGGACGAATTCAATCAAGCGAACTTCCTCGAAAAATATTACTATCCGCCAGCAGCTGAGGGGATACCTTTTGAGATTGACGTGAAAAACGAAAAATATCTCATCTATCCATACCCAGATCGGGTAGACGTTTTCAAACATACCAAAAAGAAGGTCTTCTCCTATAGTTTGCGCTCGCAGCCATTGCAAGACCAGGCTGTACACTGA
- a CDS encoding GNAT family N-acetyltransferase, whose translation MKIRELAGDAALIEAAAIFYQEAWQVSDGDIAPRFVRHSTYPGYQGLVQLDEKGQLVGLVYGYISRPGQYYHDLLRPALQDINKLKWLDDCFEIVELVISPSMRGVGIGAALLDRLLDGVPNQTAVLTARENNGGAIRFYERNGWVLLGDSFYPNEKAYRIYGKKLK comes from the coding sequence ATGAAGATCCGGGAATTGGCAGGGGATGCGGCGCTGATTGAAGCAGCGGCAATCTTTTATCAAGAAGCTTGGCAAGTAAGTGATGGCGATATTGCTCCCAGATTCGTTCGTCATAGTACATATCCTGGCTATCAGGGTCTTGTACAGCTGGACGAAAAAGGTCAATTGGTTGGTCTGGTATATGGTTATATTTCACGACCGGGACAATATTATCATGATCTGCTGCGGCCGGCACTGCAAGATATCAACAAGTTGAAATGGCTGGATGATTGCTTTGAAATCGTGGAGTTAGTCATCTCACCCTCCATGCGCGGAGTGGGGATCGGTGCGGCTCTGCTAGATCGGCTGCTGGATGGCGTCCCAAACCAAACAGCGGTCTTGACTGCCCGTGAAAATAATGGCGGAGCCATTCGCTTTTATGAACGAAACGGATGGGTATTGCTGGGAGATTCTTTTTATCCAAATGAAAAAGCATACCGTATATATGGGAAGAAGCTGAAATGA
- a CDS encoding tetratricopeptide repeat protein: protein MYQTDQKDTVMFTEQLEKLYDNIKAEQIRAAGKIRNEIAELEAFIRDEKLLARSMLYDARLEMLKGDLDKGEKLLEGAAEAFVLTDGNLYYYHFFKGLLLYRQGNLQEAIVEYERAEPFLTVQIDQREVSDFYYKLANTYYYMGMTVFSVLNADKAIEAAMRHNQELQLAKCRQLQGLNYLEMTDFRKAEELFLSALEHGAPDSELRLPLYIHHNLGVLYFKQNRLEKALGHFDRSMQYKHPEYYLKSLYHVTECHFLLGNREQAMEYFAEGFARSKERDEDTYKWMFAMLHKQYIDRYSFEGVWQEGIKYFQSIEDDSNVRYFSEQLAKYYKENQDFENASKYYLLTLK from the coding sequence ATGTACCAGACAGATCAGAAGGACACAGTCATGTTTACCGAGCAGCTGGAGAAGTTATACGATAACATCAAAGCGGAGCAAATACGTGCTGCTGGAAAAATCCGCAATGAAATAGCTGAATTGGAAGCTTTTATCCGGGATGAAAAGCTGCTGGCAAGAAGTATGCTGTATGATGCACGTTTGGAGATGCTGAAGGGTGATCTGGATAAGGGCGAGAAGCTGCTTGAAGGGGCGGCGGAAGCATTTGTGCTCACCGACGGAAATCTATACTATTACCATTTCTTTAAGGGGCTGCTCCTGTACAGGCAGGGCAATCTTCAGGAAGCGATCGTCGAATATGAACGTGCAGAACCGTTTTTGACGGTACAAATCGATCAGCGGGAAGTGTCCGACTTCTATTATAAACTGGCCAATACGTATTATTATATGGGAATGACTGTTTTTTCCGTCTTGAATGCGGATAAAGCAATCGAAGCAGCTATGCGCCATAATCAGGAATTGCAGCTTGCAAAGTGCCGCCAGCTCCAAGGGCTGAATTATTTGGAAATGACAGATTTTCGCAAAGCGGAGGAATTATTCCTTTCTGCCCTGGAACACGGTGCCCCGGATTCTGAGTTGCGGCTTCCTTTGTATATCCATCATAATCTTGGTGTGCTGTATTTTAAGCAAAATCGGCTTGAAAAAGCGCTGGGGCATTTCGACCGCTCCATGCAGTATAAACATCCGGAATATTATTTGAAAAGCCTGTATCATGTTACGGAATGCCACTTCCTGTTAGGGAACAGGGAACAGGCGATGGAATATTTTGCGGAAGGCTTTGCACGAAGTAAAGAGCGTGATGAGGATACCTATAAGTGGATGTTTGCGATGCTGCATAAGCAATATATCGATAGATACAGCTTTGAAGGAGTCTGGCAGGAAGGAATCAAATACTTTCAATCCATTGAGGATGATTCCAATGTACGTTATTTTTCAGAGCAGCTTGCGAAGTATTATAAGGAAAACCAAGACTTCGAAAATGCATCAAAGTATTATCTTCTGACTTTAAAATAA
- a CDS encoding N-acetylmuramoyl-L-alanine amidase, whose translation MRTGLKVALPLLFILVAILLIVPTQADASVSKTGQTTANLNIRAAPSTDAAILGKFQAGTQFEYIDRGDGWGQITIQGQTGYLSLDYVTPANEEKAAPSKSAGSQQVHRIVIDPGHGGKDPGAAANDTTEKLVSLSISEKLQQRLLQHGYEVKMTRSDDIFIPLSERTTISNSWKADLFVSVHANSAATSSAKGLESYYYGASSSGKELASSIQTALVSNTNNENRGTHSADFYVLRHTSMPAVLVETGFISNPEDAVLLNDSDYQNKVANSIAEGIEEYAS comes from the coding sequence ATGCGTACCGGCCTTAAAGTTGCACTGCCTCTATTATTCATACTCGTTGCAATTCTATTGATTGTTCCCACCCAAGCAGACGCAAGCGTTTCGAAAACAGGACAGACTACTGCAAATCTGAATATCAGGGCTGCCCCATCGACGGATGCTGCCATTCTCGGAAAATTCCAAGCGGGCACCCAGTTCGAGTACATCGACAGGGGGGATGGTTGGGGACAGATTACCATTCAAGGCCAGACAGGATACTTGAGCTTGGATTATGTAACACCAGCAAATGAAGAAAAAGCCGCTCCATCCAAATCAGCCGGCAGTCAGCAAGTGCACAGGATCGTCATCGATCCCGGACATGGCGGCAAGGATCCCGGTGCAGCTGCCAATGATACAACGGAAAAATTGGTTTCCCTGTCCATTTCAGAGAAGCTGCAGCAAAGATTGCTCCAGCATGGATACGAAGTAAAGATGACGCGCAGCGATGATATTTTTATTCCTTTATCGGAGCGCACGACCATATCAAATAGTTGGAAGGCGGATTTATTTGTAAGCGTCCATGCCAACAGCGCAGCAACGTCTTCGGCGAAGGGCTTGGAATCTTATTACTATGGTGCAAGCAGCAGCGGGAAAGAACTGGCTTCCAGCATCCAGACTGCACTCGTATCCAATACAAATAATGAAAACAGGGGCACACACAGCGCGGATTTCTATGTGCTGCGTCACACCTCCATGCCAGCTGTCCTGGTAGAAACAGGGTTTATCTCCAACCCAGAGGATGCTGTACTGCTGAACGACTCTGACTATCAGAATAAAGTTGCCAATTCGATCGCTGAAGGAATCGAAGAATATGCAAGCTGA
- the maa gene encoding maltose O-acetyltransferase gives MKSEREKMVAGKLYRPADKELTDRRMEIRELIRQYNDTTSYEHAKRSDLLQLIVGSAEGNVYIEPTFRCDYGYNIHLGENFYANFDCVMLDICEIRIGDNCMLAPGVHIYTATHPLHPAERNSGYEFGKPVTIGDNVWIGGRAVINPGVTIGDNAVIGSGAVVTKDVPANTVVGGNPAKVIKQIEI, from the coding sequence ATGAAGTCGGAAAGGGAAAAGATGGTGGCAGGGAAGCTTTATCGCCCAGCAGATAAGGAATTGACGGATAGGCGGATGGAGATTCGGGAGTTGATCAGACAGTACAACGATACGACAAGCTATGAGCATGCGAAGCGCTCTGATTTATTACAGCTAATAGTAGGCTCTGCTGAAGGCAATGTCTACATCGAGCCGACTTTCCGTTGTGATTATGGCTACAATATTCATCTAGGGGAAAACTTTTATGCAAATTTTGATTGTGTCATGCTGGATATATGTGAAATTCGTATCGGAGATAATTGCATGCTTGCTCCAGGTGTACATATTTACACTGCGACACATCCGCTTCATCCGGCAGAGCGTAATTCGGGGTATGAATTTGGCAAACCGGTGACGATCGGGGATAATGTCTGGATTGGCGGACGGGCAGTCATCAATCCTGGTGTTACGATCGGCGATAACGCGGTCATTGGCTCGGGTGCAGTGGTCACAAAAGATGTCCCGGCAAATACAGTTGTCGGCGGCAACCCGGCAAAGGTCATCAAACAAATCGAGATATAG
- a CDS encoding ROK family transcriptional regulator codes for MQRGTFQLMKTVNRSLILNKIRVSAPISRADIAKETGLTPPTVSVIVKELIEQGLVEERKLGTSSGGRKPTMLHIRTDGLFVIGVDAGPGTVDCILTTLTGEILGYISHPLHVRKNKDFLYQVEQTIQQLLDDHAMQRERIIGIGVAMHGVVDAGNGISQIAPLLGLRHIPIKQELEDRFGIPVKVDNDARAMALGEAWFGGCNMEDSIVAVNVGRGIGAGIIIQGKLFHGAAGLAGELGHMSIDPNGEKCACGNRGCLQTLASGPSIARIAGLPDGEAVYKAAQAGEEAARIVLEQAGRMLGIGLVNLIHLLNPDRIILGGGVMGSEAFLLPPLKEEIISRALTEEAAQTEIMVSKHGVYATALGAAALQLADLFIPV; via the coding sequence ATGCAGCGTGGTACATTTCAATTGATGAAAACGGTGAACAGGTCATTGATCCTTAATAAAATTCGCGTATCGGCACCGATATCGCGTGCTGATATCGCAAAAGAGACCGGTTTGACACCTCCGACCGTCAGTGTCATCGTCAAGGAATTGATCGAGCAGGGTCTGGTGGAGGAAAGGAAGCTCGGAACCTCCAGCGGCGGCCGGAAACCTACGATGCTTCATATCCGTACCGACGGATTATTCGTCATTGGCGTCGATGCGGGCCCCGGTACAGTCGACTGTATTTTGACAACTCTTACTGGAGAGATATTAGGGTATATATCTCATCCGCTTCATGTCCGGAAGAATAAGGATTTTTTGTATCAAGTGGAACAAACTATTCAACAATTGCTCGATGATCATGCCATGCAAAGAGAGCGAATCATCGGTATCGGGGTAGCGATGCATGGGGTTGTCGATGCAGGGAATGGCATTTCGCAAATTGCGCCTCTCCTGGGGCTGCGCCATATTCCGATCAAGCAGGAGCTCGAAGATAGATTCGGTATTCCGGTAAAGGTGGATAATGATGCACGGGCAATGGCACTTGGTGAAGCGTGGTTCGGCGGCTGCAATATGGAGGATAGCATCGTTGCTGTCAATGTGGGACGAGGGATCGGTGCAGGAATCATCATTCAAGGGAAGCTTTTCCATGGGGCTGCCGGATTGGCTGGGGAGCTGGGACATATGTCCATCGACCCAAACGGAGAGAAGTGTGCGTGCGGAAATCGCGGCTGCCTGCAGACCCTTGCGAGTGGACCATCGATTGCACGGATTGCAGGGCTGCCGGATGGAGAAGCGGTCTACAAGGCTGCACAGGCAGGTGAAGAAGCGGCCCGGATCGTTTTGGAGCAAGCGGGCCGGATGCTCGGAATCGGTCTGGTCAACCTTATACACCTATTGAATCCCGACCGGATCATTCTTGGGGGAGGAGTGATGGGAAGCGAGGCTTTTTTACTCCCGCCGCTTAAGGAGGAAATCATCAGTCGTGCCTTGACGGAAGAAGCGGCCCAGACTGAGATAATGGTAAGTAAACACGGAGTGTATGCGACGGCTTTAGGTGCAGCAGCATTACAATTGGCAGATCTTTTTATTCCAGTTTAA
- a CDS encoding class D sortase — protein MLKFIGYTFILTGAIALILTGFQFYRMNIQSDELLEEVKTMLAEAKNDYGEGGNPAEITDSSEEANTNGDAIHEEPITEGKLIGVLRIPAIDLEVSIAEGTNPQELKSGVGHEPGSSLPGEGRQVFLAGHNDSTFRRAGELKKGDALVIETRQGTFTYYMYKHDIVHESETDVITPGDSETLVLMTCYPFTGWGSPTERYLIYAKPK, from the coding sequence TTGCTGAAGTTTATCGGCTATACCTTTATATTGACCGGGGCTATTGCACTTATTTTGACTGGCTTCCAATTCTATCGGATGAACATACAGAGCGACGAACTTCTGGAAGAGGTCAAGACTATGCTCGCCGAGGCGAAAAACGATTATGGCGAGGGCGGGAACCCTGCAGAGATTACCGATTCTTCCGAGGAAGCAAATACCAATGGTGATGCAATCCACGAGGAACCAATTACGGAAGGTAAACTCATCGGCGTTCTCCGGATACCGGCAATCGATCTCGAAGTCTCTATTGCAGAGGGGACAAATCCCCAAGAACTAAAATCAGGAGTCGGTCATGAGCCAGGCTCCAGCTTACCTGGAGAAGGCAGACAAGTATTTCTGGCCGGACATAATGATTCCACCTTCCGGCGTGCAGGAGAGCTGAAAAAAGGTGATGCATTAGTCATCGAAACCAGACAGGGGACTTTCACTTATTACATGTACAAACATGATATCGTCCACGAATCCGAAACGGATGTCATCACACCCGGCGATAGTGAAACACTGGTCCTGATGACCTGTTATCCTTTCACAGGTTGGGGCTCTCCTACTGAGCGCTACCTCATTTATGCAAAGCCTAAGTAA